The following DNA comes from Frankia casuarinae.
TCCTTCCTCGTACCAGTCGAGCCCGGCGGCGCGTAGCAGGTGCGAGCACAGCAGGACCGACAGTTCACGGCGGCGCCGGTCGGCCGGTTTGTGGCTGGTGCTGTTCAGGTAGGTGAGCAGGTGTCGGCTGTCGAGGTGGAAGAGCCGGTGGGCGGTGTCCATGCCTTCGGCGCCGCCGAAGGCATGGCTTTCTGGTTCGTAGAGGGTGGACGTGGCGTCCTCGATGCGGCGTGTCTCCCGGAGATCGGCGAGACGGGTGTGGATGTACGCCTTGGCCTCTCCTGTCGTCTGGCGGGGCAGGTAGCGGATGCGCCAGCAGGGCGCCTTGCGTACGAAGAACCAGGAGGTGATGAGCCCGTCGGTCTCGGCGGTGTCCAGCAGAGGGGCGAGGTGGTCCACGGCGGTGCCCTCGGCGTTCGCCCAGTCGGGGAAGGTGACGTTGACCTGGTGCCAGGTGCGGGTGTCCATGTCGGCTCCTGATCAGGCCAGCAGGAGGAAGGCGTCCCAGCCCGACGTCGGGGCGGCGCCGGTGCCGGCGGTGTGCAGGGCGAGGGCGGCGCCGGCGGCGCCGTCGAGAAGTTCGGGGTCGCGCACGGTTGTGCCCATCTGTGCGATCAGCCTGGCTGACAGGCCGGGGAGTTCG
Coding sequences within:
- a CDS encoding thiopeptide-type bacteriocin biosynthesis protein, producing the protein MDTRTWHQVNVTFPDWANAEGTAVDHLAPLLDTAETDGLITSWFFVRKAPCWRIRYLPRQTTGEAKAYIHTRLADLRETRRIEDATSTLYEPESHAFGGAEGMDTAHRLFHLDSRHLLTYLNSTSHKPADRRRRELSVLLCSHLLRAAGLDWYEEGDVWARVAEHRQPPERTPDDRLRTLRDGLRRLMSIDTDSLAKDTLPPAFTDWTSDFAAAGTELAALATDGRLRRGLRAVLAHHIIFAWNRHGLPHTAQAVLAHTAKTVVFGHDPASDHQPHDREPA